The genomic segment CTGCATAAATGATGGGTATTTTCCAGTATTTGTGATTATAGGCCTGCCCGAGCCCCGGCAACACCGCCGAGTAGATGGATGCTTTTTTAGGGGAGTGTGTTTTTTGCAAAGGTGTTTCTTTGCCGGGTAAAGGAGCCGTGAGCGTATCCTGGGCCAGGGAAAGGGATGATGAAAGGCAGAAGGACAGAACCAGCAGAAAAATGATCTGTAATCTGCAGACCGTCTGGCTGCTTCGTGAGCTGGTAACAGGATGATTATTTGGGTAAGCCTTCATCAAGCCGGTCAAAGTTCGTTGAGGCGATCATGAAAAATGGGAGATGATCCTCTCCAGTTCATCATCGGAATCAAATGAAATAACGATCGAACCTTTGCCCTTAGTATTGCATTGAAGATCAACTTTTGCCGACAGCTTTCCGGTAAGGTATTGCATCAGGTCGGCATATTTTTGAGGTAAAGGGGCTCTTGTTGTTTTCACGGGAGGAGTCACCGGGATTCGCAACTCCCTCACAAGTTGTTCCACTTGCCGGACAGAAAGATTTTTTTCGAGGATCACCCTGAACATATTTACTTGATCATCAGCATTTTCAATGCTGATCAATGCCCGTGCGTGGCCCATGGTGATGGTTCCATTTCGCAGGGCCAGTTGAATTTCAGGGGGTAGTTTCAGCAGGCGGATGAAATTGCTGATGGTAGTCCGGTTCTTGCCCACACGCTGGCTCAATTGTTCCTGTGTCAGGTTACATTCTTCGATCAGGCGCTGGAATCCGATGGCGATTTGGACGGGATTGAGCTCTTTTCGCTGAATGTTTTCAACAAGGGCCATTTCGAGCATTTCCTGGTCGTTGGCCACTCGGATGTAGGCAGGTACTTCGTGCAGTCCGGCCCGTTTTGCTGCGAGCAGTCTTCTTTCGCCCACGATCAGCTGGTATTTATCGTACCCAAGGCTTCTGACCGTCAGTGGCTGAATGATGCCGAGTGTACGGATGGATTCAGAAAGTTCCTGCAGGCTGGCTTCTTCCATTGAATCCCTTGGCTGGAAAGGATTTGCTTCGATGTTTGCGATCAGTATGTTCGTCACCGCACCGATGGCAGGTTGTCCTGTCCGGTCCTTTGATGAAATCATTGTATCGGGCACATCGAGGATTGCCTCCAATCCTCTGCCCAGGGCTTTTCGTTTTTCTTTCATTTATTGTGTTCCATGATACCCTGGCCGGGACTGGAAATCAATCCGTTCTTTTGCAGGAGTTCCCGTGCCAGGTTGAGATAATTGATTGCGCCCTTGCTGTCAGCATCATGCATGATGATGGTCTCTCCGAAGCTGGGCGCTTCGCTCAGACGTATATTCCGAAATATGACCGTGTCGAAGACCATCTGTTGGAAATGTGTTTTTACTTCCTGGACGACCTGATTGGAGAGCCTCAGCCGGGCATCGTACATCGTCAGCAGGATCCCTTCGATGTCGAGTTTCGGATTCAGCCTGGTCTGCACGATCTTGATCGTATTGAGTAGTTTGCCGAGGCCTTCCAGCGCAAAATATTCGCATTGTACAGGGATGATGACGGAGTCGGCGGCGGTGAGCGCATTGACCGTGATCAATCCCAGGGAGGGGCCGCAATCAATGATGATGAAGGCATAGTTGCTTTTGATCTTTTCGATGACTCGTCGCATCATCTTTTCCCGGTTGGGCATGTCGATCAGCTCAATTTCAGCGCCGACAAGGTCAATGTGTGCCGGCAACAGGTCCAGGTAGGGTGTGCGGGTGTTCAGGATAATGTTGGCAGGTTCGACTTCATCGAGGATGCATTCATAGATGCTGGTCTTGATGTTCCTGGGATCAAAGCCCACGCCGGAGGTGGCATTGGCCTGGGGATCAGCGTCGATCAGGAGCGTTTTATATTCCAGAACGGCCAGGCTTGCGCACAGATTGATCGCGGTGGTAGTCTTCCCCACACCGCCTTTTTGATTTGCAATGGTTATTACCTTACCCATGGTCACCTAATTGAACGTCCTTGTTGGTTTATGGCATTGCCAGGGGGTTTG from the Bacteroidales bacterium genome contains:
- a CDS encoding ParB/RepB/Spo0J family partition protein codes for the protein MKEKRKALGRGLEAILDVPDTMISSKDRTGQPAIGAVTNILIANIEANPFQPRDSMEEASLQELSESIRTLGIIQPLTVRSLGYDKYQLIVGERRLLAAKRAGLHEVPAYIRVANDQEMLEMALVENIQRKELNPVQIAIGFQRLIEECNLTQEQLSQRVGKNRTTISNFIRLLKLPPEIQLALRNGTITMGHARALISIENADDQVNMFRVILEKNLSVRQVEQLVRELRIPVTPPVKTTRAPLPQKYADLMQYLTGKLSAKVDLQCNTKGKGSIVISFDSDDELERIISHFS
- a CDS encoding AAA family ATPase, with protein sequence MGKVITIANQKGGVGKTTTAINLCASLAVLEYKTLLIDADPQANATSGVGFDPRNIKTSIYECILDEVEPANIILNTRTPYLDLLPAHIDLVGAEIELIDMPNREKMMRRVIEKIKSNYAFIIIDCGPSLGLITVNALTAADSVIIPVQCEYFALEGLGKLLNTIKIVQTRLNPKLDIEGILLTMYDARLRLSNQVVQEVKTHFQQMVFDTVIFRNIRLSEAPSFGETIIMHDADSKGAINYLNLARELLQKNGLISSPGQGIMEHNK